Genomic DNA from Halobaculum sp. CBA1158:
GAGCACTCGAAAACTGGTGTCGATCGGCTCAGGAGTCACCGAGACCGGCATCTCGGAGGATACGGTCGATGTCGAGCGAGACGCCGTCGAGGGGGAGCTCCGAGTCGTCGATCGCGTCGCGGACCTGTTCGACCGTGAGCGCCTCCGACAGCTCGTAGGTGTTGTACTGGCCGCCGCGGAGCCCCTCGTTGTTCTGATAGGAGTGCAGGAATCCAAGCATGTCGAGGCGGGTGAGGTGGTTGTACATCCCCCGCTGGGAGAGGGGGTCGTCGCCGGCGGCCTGCGCGAGTCGACGGTACGCCGCGTGGATCGCCTTCGTTCTCACCGGCGTTCGGCCGTCGGCGTCGAGGCGCGAGATCGCCGAGAGGATGAGCTGTTTGTGCTGGTCTTGGTCGGCGACCGACTCGACCATGTCGCCGTAGTCGAGTTCCTCCTTCGCCGCGTACACGTCGTCCGGTTCGATCGGGACGTGTCCCTCGTTCTCCGCGTGTTCGGCCGCCTGCTTGAGCAGGTCCATCGCCCGGCGTGCGCTCCCGGAAGAGTTGCGGACGGCGAGGGCGGCACACAGCGACAACACCTCCTTCCCGTAGGTGTCCGGGTGGAGCGCCCGTTCGGCCCGGGCCTCGATGATCTCCTCCAATTCGGCGGCGGTGTAGGCGGGGAACTTGATCTCCGTCTCACACAGCGTGTCGCGGACCTTCGGTGAGAGGTTCGAGCGAAACGTGTAGTCGTTGGAGATTCCGATGAGGCCGATCCGGGTGTTCTCGACGTAGCCGATGTCGCGGGCGCGCGGGAGATCGTACAGCAGGGTGTCGGACTCACCGACGCGGTCTACCTCGTCGAGCACGATGAGCACGGTGCCCCCGATGTCCTCGAGTTCGTCGTACAGCATCTCGTACACCTCGCGGGCGGCGTAGCCCGTCGAGGAGACGGTCTCGCCGTCGCGAAGTTCGTTCACGAGCGCGATTGCGACCTGGTACGACGAGGCGGTTCCGTCGGCGGGCGCGAGGTTCTGGCAGTTCACTCGAACGTACGTGAACCCCCGCTCGTCCCCCGGGGCGTCCGCGTTGCGCGCGTCGATATCGGCGTCGAGTTCCTGGAGGAGATACTTCGTCGCCGCCGTCTTCCCGACGCCGGTGTCGCCGTAGAGGAAGGCGTTGCGCGGGGGTCGACCTTTGTACACCGGCTTTAGCGCGTTCACGTAGTCCTGCATCACGTCGTCTCGGCAGAGGATCTCCGCGGGTGTGTGTTCCTCCGTGAACAGATCCGCGTTGCGGATGATCTCCACGTCGTCTTCGAATATCGAACTGGACCCCATTGTCGCACCAGCAGGTGAGTCCACTCCCCGTATAAGACTGTGGAACTGCGAGTGCTTTCGGGTGCTTTCGAGTGTTGACCGGGGTGCTTCGAGTGCTCTGCAAGTGTGTGCGCGAGACTGCGAGTGTTTCGTCGTGTTCGGCCGTGTGAACCACCGAATTTCGAGTGCTTCGGAACGAGATAGCGTTCAAACACACTCCGAGAAGACACACTCTAAGAGAACACACCGACACGGACACACACCGATTTTCGAGTGCTCTCCCGATCCGAACACGGTCGGCGACGGCCGAGTCGGCGCGACCCGAATCGCTCGCCGGACCGGCACCGAATTTCGAGTGCTTCGGCCGCGCTCGCGAACGGTATGTTCGCCGGAGCAACTCCGAACCGCCGAGTATAGCGCCCGAAAGAGGTGAAATCAGACGGTACCGACATCGGTAGCCGAGTCAAAGTCGCGAGGACGAACGTCGGAGTACCCGTAGCGGTGTCCCGTGACGCGGTCGCCCTCTGACACCAGTTTTCGAGTGCTTTACACACGATCGCGTGGGATTGGGTCTCCTCGGGTGGTCGTCGACCGACGCAAGAGTATTTAAACGGTGACGTGGATCCCGAGAAGACGAACTCGGCAACCGCTCATCCTCGCGTGAGAAAGCGTTTCAGCCGATCGTTCCTCCTCCTCCTCGCTAGGATCGATATCGATATATTATACGCGATATCGACCCGAGCGAGTGTCCCACCCCACACCCGCGTCCGAAGCACTCGAAAACTGGTGTGAGGGAGTCCGCCGAAACTTCCGTATCGTACGGTCGTCGATGGCCACCACACCGCATTGCAAGTGCTTCGCACGTGCCTCCAGCGGTGCGAGTTCGATTCTCACGATCGGGAGACAACACCATATTTCGAGTGCTCAAGCCGTCTCGAGGGCTGAGGTCGTCTCGAGTGTTCGATCACCAGCAATCGTTCCGATCGG
This window encodes:
- a CDS encoding AAA family ATPase — encoded protein: MGSSSIFEDDVEIIRNADLFTEEHTPAEILCRDDVMQDYVNALKPVYKGRPPRNAFLYGDTGVGKTAATKYLLQELDADIDARNADAPGDERGFTYVRVNCQNLAPADGTASSYQVAIALVNELRDGETVSSTGYAAREVYEMLYDELEDIGGTVLIVLDEVDRVGESDTLLYDLPRARDIGYVENTRIGLIGISNDYTFRSNLSPKVRDTLCETEIKFPAYTAAELEEIIEARAERALHPDTYGKEVLSLCAALAVRNSSGSARRAMDLLKQAAEHAENEGHVPIEPDDVYAAKEELDYGDMVESVADQDQHKQLILSAISRLDADGRTPVRTKAIHAAYRRLAQAAGDDPLSQRGMYNHLTRLDMLGFLHSYQNNEGLRGGQYNTYELSEALTVEQVRDAIDDSELPLDGVSLDIDRILRDAGLGDS